In the genome of Vicia villosa cultivar HV-30 ecotype Madison, WI linkage group LG7, Vvil1.0, whole genome shotgun sequence, one region contains:
- the LOC131619112 gene encoding putative F-box/FBD/LRR-repeat protein At5g22610, with amino-acid sequence MNLNVDGSILGNSNISDFGELIRNADVARVHNFLDNIGYSNIFRAELMTLYHGLRMAWELGIKDLMCYSDSNLQNFSTMRTRRRNYDKDRLSVLPHCLLFQILSHLNVKQAVQTCILSTTWKIIWKDLHVLVLDSSYFKTFQTFTNFVSQIFSLRNHKASLQALKFQSRLGNIEPHLLKTILNYAFSPDLELLHMSMACNIEQFSLSNFSSHTLTSLNLAAYFKNFSRRPIFPNSLKLPALTNLSLNFFAFSCGGGDDGYADPFSAFKSLNTLIIQYCQVLDDKNLSISSVSLVNLTIQLSYHTPYKFELSTPNLCSFYFVGQPFQKLSGRNSYSNLSSIKHVHIVLPNWIRVENIPSILFNWLVELALMESLTISSKTLKILNLIPDSLKIDFPNLLNMKLLKIETHKLSSIPNGMGDFLLQNAPSAKRIIIELSARQIDDYMPNFFCIYFGLICNIHCVYILQKKQKLEE; translated from the exons ATGAATTTGAATGTTGATGGCAGTATCCTCGGTAATTCCAACATCTcggattttggtgaattgattcGAAATGCTGATGTTGCTCGGGTTCATAATTTTTTGGATAATATTGGTTATTCCAATATCTTTCGTGCTGAGCTGATGACTCTATATCATGGTTTGCGTATGGCTTGGGAACTTGGTATCAAAGATTTGATGTGTTATTCTGACTCCAACTTG CAAAATTTCTCCACAATGAGAACACGGAGACGAAATTACGATAAAGACAGATTGAGTGTTTTACCCCATTGTCTTTTATTTCAAATATTGTCTCATTTGAATGTCAAGCAAGCTGTTCAAACATGCATTCTCTCCACAACATGGAAAATTATCTGGAAGGATcttcatgttcttgttttagATTCTTCTTACTTTAAAACCTTCCAAACTTTCACTAATTTCGTCTCTCAAATTTTCTCTCTACGCAACCACAAAGCCTCTCTCCAAGCTCTCAAATTTCAGTCCCGCTTGGGTAACATAGAGCCTCACCTCCTCAAAACAATCCTAAATTACGCATTTTCACCCGATCTCGAACTATTACACATGTCCATGGCATGTAATATTGAACAATTTTCACTTTCAAACTTTTCATCTCACACTTTAACCTCTCTTAACCTTGCtgcatattttaaaaattttagtagGAGGCCAATATTTCCTAATTCTCTTAAACTTCCTGCATTAACCAATTTGTCTCTAAACTTCTTTGCCTTTTCCTGCGGTGGCGGCGATGATGGCTATGCCGACCCCTTTTCGGCATTTAAAAGTTTGAATACTTTGATCATTCAATATTGTCAAGTTCTTGATGATAAGAACCTCTCCATATCAAGTGTCTCACTTGTTAATTTAACAATACAATTGTCCTATCACACCCCTTACAAATTTGAGTTATCTACCCCAAATCTTTGCAGCTTTTATTTTGTGGGTCAGCCATTTCAGAAACTCAGTGGGCGCAATAGCTATAGCAATCTCTCTTCTATTAAACATGTACATATTGTTTTACCGAACTGGATACGAGTCGAAAATATTCCTTCGATTCTATTCAATTGGCTCGTTGAGCTTGCTCTCATGGAATCATTGACAATCTCTTCAAAGACTCTTAAG ATTCTCAACTTAATTCCGGATTCATTGAAGATTGATTTCCCTAACTTActtaacatgaagttactgaaaatAGAAACGCATAAACTTTCATCAATACCAAATGGAATGGGAGACTTTTTGCTTCAAAATGCACCATCAGCAAAGAGAATCATCATAGAATTGTCAG CCCGACAgattgatgattatatgcctaACTTCTTTTGCATTTACTTCGGTCTGATTTGCAACATACATTGTGTCTATATTTTACAGAAGAAACAAAAATTAGAAGAATGA
- the LOC131617244 gene encoding UDP-glycosyltransferase 89A2-like: protein MSNQKTHILVFPYPAQGHMLALLDLTHQLALQNTFTITIIITPKNLSILNPLLSTHPNTIQTLILPFPKHPKIPPGAENIRDVGNTGNYPFINALSNLQDPIIQWFNAHPNPPVALISDFFLGWTQQLATKLSIPRVVFYSSTSFLGPVIDSCWSNPLLLQSEVVQFHDLPGTPSFKNEHLPSLVLHYRESDPESEFVRESFISNAASWGFVLNTCEALDGRYLDYFRARFGDSGVYAVGPLGSIRVDANLDGGSDVLRWLDRLEEEGSVVYVCFGSQKLLKREQMEALALGLERSGTRFVWVVKAPWTAEQIEEGYGMVPEGFEERVSGRGIVVRGWAPQMAILDHRVVGGFLSHCGWNSVLEAVVTGVGILGWPMEADQFVNAKLLVEDMGVAVRVCEGADSVPDPDELGRVIARVMSGDSRQKRRAKLMKEGVVGAVRKDGVSSNELDEFVKALKQLGLKRRS, encoded by the exons ATGTCCAACCAGAAAACTCACATCCTTGTTTTCCCATACCCAGCACAAGGCCACATGCTTGCCCTCCTTGACCTCACTCACCAACTAGCTCTTCAAAACACATTCACTATAACCATCATCATAACTCCCAAAAATCTATCAATCCTAAACCCACTCTTATCAACTCACCCTAACACCATCCAAACCCTCATTCTCCCCTTCCCAAAACACCCCAAAATACCCCCCGGTGCAGAAAACATCCGCGATGTCGGTAACACCGGAAACTACCCTTTCATCAACGCTCTTTCCAATCTCCAAGACCCAATTATCCAATGGTTTAACGCCCATCCTAATCCCCCTGTTGCTCTCATCTCCGATTTCTTTCTTGGCTGGACTCAACAACTCGCCACGAAACTCAGTATTCCGAGAGTCGTTTTTTACTCTAGTACCTCGTTCTTGGGTCCTGTTATCGACTCTTGTTGGAGTAACCCACTGCTCTTACAGTCTGAGGTTGTTCAGTTTCATGATTTACCCGGAACGCCGTCGTTTAAGAATGAACATCTTCCTAGCTTG GTCCTCCATTACAGAGAATCAGACCCcgaatcggagtttgtaagggaGAGTTTTATTTCCAATGCTGCAAGCTGGGGATTTGTTCTGAATACTTGTGAAGCTTTGGATGGTCGTTATTTGGATTATTTTAGGGCCCGGTTTGGTGATAGTGGAGTTTATGCTGTTGGGCCATTGGGTTCTATTCGGGTTGATGCGAATCTAGATGGTGGTTCTGACGTGTTACGCTGGCTTGATCGGTTGGAGGAGGAAGGTTCGGTGGTTTACGTATGTTTTGGGAGTCAGAAGCTTTTGAAAAGAGAACAAATGGAGGCGTTGGCACTCGGGTTGGAGAGATCCGGGACGCGGTTCGTTTGGGTTGTAAAGGCGCCGTGGACGGCGGAGCAAATAGAGGAAGGTTATGGGATGGTGCCTGAAGGATTTGAGGAACGGGTTTCGGGTCGGGGGATTGTGGTGAGGGGTTGGGCTCCGCAGATGGCTATATTGGATCATCGGGTTGTGGGCGGGTTCTTGAGTCATTGTGGATGGAATTCGGTGTTGGAAGCGGTGGTGACGGGGGTTGGGATTCTTGGGTGGCCAATGGAGGCTGATCAGTTTGTGAATGCAAAGCTGTTGGTGGAGGATATGGGAGTGGCAGTGAGAGTTTGTGAGGGGGCGGATTCGGTGCCCGACCCGGATGAATTGGGTCGGGTGATAGCAAGGGTTATGAGTGGGGATAGTCGTCAAAAGAGAAGAGCTAAGTTGATGAAAGAGGGTGTAGTTGGTGCTGTGAGAAAGGATGGTGTTTCATCTAATGAGTTGGATGAATTTGTCAAAGCCTTGAAGCAGCTTGGTCTTAAACGAAGATCATAA